One genomic region from Sphingobacterium sp. UGAL515B_05 encodes:
- the rpsJ gene encoding 30S ribosomal protein S10: protein MSQRIRIKLKSYDYNLVDKSAEKIVKTVKPTGAVVSGPIPLPTEKKIYTVLRSPHVNKKAREQFQLCAYKRLLDIYSSNAKTVDALMKLELPSGVEVEIKV from the coding sequence ATGAGCCAAAGAATCAGAATTAAATTGAAATCTTACGATTACAATTTGGTTGACAAATCAGCTGAAAAAATCGTAAAAACAGTAAAACCTACAGGTGCGGTTGTTAGTGGTCCTATTCCATTGCCTACTGAGAAAAAAATCTATACGGTATTACGTTCACCACACGTTAACAAAAAAGCACGTGAGCAATTCCAATTGTGCGCTTACAAAAGATTGTTGGATATCTATTCATCAAACGCTAAAACTGTTGACGCATTGATGAAACTTGAATTACCTTCAGGTGTTGAAGTAGAAATCAAAGTGTGA
- the rplS gene encoding 50S ribosomal protein L19: MDLVKFVEEQAVVKNEIPAFKAGDTISVHYKIREGNKERVQVYQGVVIQLNSEGANATFTVRKISNGVGVERIFPVNSPNIEKIVVNSYGKVRRAKLFYLRGLTGKAARIKSKRI; encoded by the coding sequence ATGGATTTAGTAAAATTTGTAGAAGAACAAGCGGTAGTAAAGAATGAAATTCCCGCTTTCAAAGCTGGAGATACCATCAGCGTTCATTATAAAATTCGCGAAGGAAATAAGGAGCGTGTACAGGTGTACCAAGGTGTAGTAATTCAATTAAACAGCGAAGGTGCTAACGCTACTTTTACCGTTCGTAAAATCTCAAACGGTGTAGGTGTTGAACGTATTTTCCCTGTAAACTCACCAAACATTGAAAAAATTGTAGTAAACAGCTACGGTAAAGTTCGTCGCGCGAAATTATTCTATTTACGCGGCCTTACTGGTAAAGCTGCTCGTATTAAATCGAAAAGAATCTAA
- a CDS encoding AI-2E family transporter — protein sequence MKRFLSLPFYVKLACILISILLLGYLAKIGDTILIPMILGLLFSLLLIPLSNFMERKLRFPRTLAGILSVIIFFGVLGYGLFLLASQLTLLKEDFPAFKQQIMDGVGNLQTWVSQQFGIQHKDQIDFINKTASKSVDSGTLFLGTALVSLSSMFILFVFTFLYTFFLLIYRGHIVKFLLFVNRIEDRPIVLDVIQQVQYVVKKYLIGLLIQMSLVSLLVFIVLSLIGVKYSLLLALITGVFNVLPYVGIFSSMLIIAILTFATSSFTHVVLVIIALIIIHMIDSNFIVPKIVGSKVKVNSLFAMLSIIIGEMVWGISGMFLAIPILAIVKIVMDRIKELKPWGFLLGEEDSKDEVYKDLFGTLNLLEKKIIEENETKG from the coding sequence ATGAAAAGATTTCTCTCCCTACCATTCTATGTAAAGTTAGCCTGTATATTGATTAGTATCCTTCTCTTAGGCTATCTGGCGAAGATCGGCGATACGATACTGATTCCAATGATTTTGGGTTTGCTATTCTCGCTGCTTTTGATACCGTTGAGCAATTTTATGGAGCGGAAGTTACGCTTTCCAAGGACATTGGCCGGCATACTCAGTGTGATTATTTTTTTTGGTGTACTGGGCTACGGACTTTTCTTATTAGCCTCTCAGCTCACGCTTCTTAAAGAAGATTTTCCGGCATTTAAGCAACAGATTATGGATGGCGTGGGCAATTTACAGACCTGGGTGAGCCAACAGTTTGGCATCCAACACAAAGATCAGATTGATTTTATCAATAAGACAGCCTCAAAATCCGTTGATTCGGGAACTTTATTTTTAGGTACTGCATTGGTTTCCCTGTCGTCGATGTTTATTCTGTTTGTTTTTACCTTTCTTTACACATTCTTCTTACTGATATATAGGGGACATATTGTCAAGTTTCTTTTATTTGTCAACCGTATAGAGGACCGACCTATTGTTCTGGACGTCATTCAACAGGTTCAGTATGTGGTCAAAAAATACCTTATTGGCCTACTGATCCAAATGAGCTTGGTTTCCCTTTTGGTCTTTATTGTCCTTTCTTTGATTGGGGTAAAATATAGTCTGTTATTGGCATTGATCACTGGTGTATTCAATGTGCTACCTTATGTTGGTATTTTCTCTTCCATGCTCATCATAGCTATTCTGACGTTTGCAACATCTTCTTTTACCCATGTCGTCCTGGTCATCATAGCCCTCATTATCATACATATGATCGACAGTAATTTTATTGTTCCTAAGATTGTGGGTTCTAAGGTGAAAGTTAATTCGCTGTTTGCGATGCTCTCCATTATTATTGGCGAAATGGTATGGGGTATTTCCGGTATGTTTTTGGCGATTCCTATTTTGGCTATCGTTAAGATTGTGATGGACCGGATCAAAGAACTTAAACCTTGGGGATTTCTTTTAGGGGAAGAAGATAGTAAAGATGAGGTATATAAGGATTTATTTGGGACGTTAAATCTTCTTGAAAAGAAGATTATAGAAGAAAATGAGACGAAGGGATAA
- a CDS encoding CTP synthase: MTKYIFVTGGVTSSLGKGIIAASLAKLLQARGYKVTIQKFDPYINIDPGTLNPYEHGECYVTEDGAETDLDLGHYERFLNVPTSQANNVTTGRIYQHVIQQEREGAYLGKTVQVIPHITDEIKRRMQLLGESGQYDIIITELGGTVGDIESLPFVEAVRQLRWELGANNSLVIHLTLVPYLAAAGELKTKPTQHSVKTLLEYGVQPDILVCRTEHKLSQEIRKKLAQFCNVNINAVVESIDASTIYDVPLLMLKENLDKTALTKLKLSNKNEPDLENWKNFLGKLKNPTSEVNIALVGKYVELPDAYKSITEGFIHAGATNECKVKVSYIAAESVTKENVAEKLKNMDGVLVAPGFGERGLDGKLNAIQYVRENNIPFFGICLGMQCSVIEFGRNVLGLKDANSFEMDANTSNPVINLMEEQKNITNMGGTMRLGAYDCEIKKGTKAFAIYGKTKISERHRHRYEFNNDYLKQYEAAGMIASGFNPETGLVEIVELKNHPFFVAGQFHPELKSTVANPHPLFVSFVAAALANKKSK; the protein is encoded by the coding sequence ATGACTAAATATATTTTTGTTACGGGCGGCGTTACTTCGTCGTTGGGGAAAGGTATTATTGCTGCCTCCCTTGCTAAACTTCTCCAAGCGCGTGGCTATAAAGTTACCATTCAAAAATTCGACCCTTACATTAACATCGATCCAGGAACATTAAATCCATATGAACATGGAGAATGTTATGTTACAGAAGATGGTGCTGAAACAGACCTTGACTTAGGCCATTATGAGCGCTTCCTGAATGTCCCTACCTCACAAGCAAATAACGTCACGACAGGCCGCATCTATCAACACGTTATCCAACAAGAACGTGAAGGTGCATATTTAGGAAAAACCGTTCAAGTAATTCCTCATATCACAGATGAGATAAAACGCAGAATGCAACTGTTGGGTGAGTCTGGTCAATATGATATTATCATCACTGAATTGGGTGGAACTGTAGGCGATATTGAGTCCTTACCATTTGTGGAGGCCGTAAGACAACTCCGCTGGGAACTAGGAGCCAATAATTCGCTGGTTATCCATTTGACTTTAGTCCCTTACCTAGCTGCAGCTGGTGAGCTTAAAACAAAACCTACACAGCATTCAGTAAAAACATTATTGGAATATGGTGTACAACCAGATATTCTAGTGTGTCGTACTGAACATAAATTATCGCAAGAAATCCGTAAAAAATTAGCACAATTCTGTAATGTCAACATCAACGCTGTTGTAGAATCTATCGATGCGTCGACGATTTATGATGTCCCATTATTGATGCTCAAGGAAAATCTGGATAAAACGGCATTAACGAAATTGAAACTTTCCAACAAAAATGAGCCTGATCTAGAAAACTGGAAAAACTTTTTAGGTAAGCTCAAAAACCCGACAAGTGAAGTTAATATTGCTTTGGTTGGAAAATATGTTGAGCTTCCAGATGCTTATAAATCCATTACCGAAGGATTTATCCATGCCGGTGCAACAAATGAATGCAAAGTAAAAGTGAGCTATATTGCTGCTGAAAGTGTTACAAAAGAAAACGTTGCTGAAAAACTGAAAAATATGGATGGCGTTTTGGTTGCTCCGGGCTTCGGTGAACGCGGCTTGGATGGTAAGCTAAATGCTATTCAGTATGTTCGTGAAAATAATATTCCGTTCTTTGGTATCTGCTTAGGTATGCAATGTTCGGTTATCGAATTCGGAAGAAACGTATTGGGATTAAAAGATGCCAACAGTTTTGAAATGGATGCCAACACCAGCAATCCGGTCATCAATTTGATGGAAGAGCAAAAAAATATCACCAATATGGGCGGTACAATGCGTTTAGGTGCTTACGACTGTGAAATTAAAAAAGGAACTAAGGCCTTTGCCATCTATGGTAAAACAAAAATTTCTGAAAGACACCGTCACCGTTATGAATTTAACAATGACTATTTAAAACAATATGAAGCAGCTGGAATGATTGCTTCAGGATTCAATCCGGAGACTGGATTAGTTGAAATTGTCGAATTGAAAAACCATCCATTTTTCGTTGCCGGACAATTTCATCCAGAATTAAAGTCAACTGTTGCAAATCCTCACCCACTTTTTGTTAGCTTTGTAGCCGCTGCTTTGGCCAACAAAAAATCAAAGTAG
- a CDS encoding carbohydrate-binding family 9-like protein: MRIIAFIICFIIYPASTFAQRNLNEFLRLQSRPQTYYVYPATDKITIDGKDNESSWSKVAWTDSFKDIEGSTKPVPAFETKVKMLWDKENLYLFAKLQEPHIKGFLRQKDTIIYHDNDFEIFLKPNLLSPEYIEIEINALNTVMDLLMTKPYRFGGRANLNWDTKDIESAVYHAGSINNPQDKDEYWTVEMKIPVKSLKYFGEGNQIKANEIWKINFSRVQWHYDNTETTYSKRKDNTGKTLPEENWVWSPIGLVNMHYPERWGHIKFIDGTNQQPIDEQFLSLEKTAWNMFYLQQIYRNDKKRYATSVQELSKLYPEIINVHKNYEIVFSNIPNFYRIEIKSKAQPKLKTAIDSQGNIYF; this comes from the coding sequence ATGAGAATTATCGCTTTTATCATTTGTTTCATTATCTATCCGGCCTCTACTTTTGCACAACGAAATCTGAATGAATTTCTTCGGTTACAGTCGCGCCCTCAAACCTATTATGTATATCCGGCAACCGATAAGATTACCATCGATGGAAAGGACAATGAATCTTCCTGGTCTAAAGTGGCATGGACAGATTCTTTTAAGGATATTGAAGGATCAACTAAGCCTGTTCCGGCCTTTGAAACAAAAGTCAAGATGCTTTGGGACAAAGAAAATCTTTACTTGTTTGCTAAACTCCAAGAACCCCATATCAAAGGCTTTTTAAGACAAAAAGATACCATCATCTATCATGACAATGACTTTGAAATCTTTCTCAAACCAAATCTATTATCTCCGGAATATATAGAGATTGAAATCAACGCATTAAATACAGTAATGGACCTTCTGATGACTAAACCCTATCGCTTTGGCGGCAGGGCTAATCTAAATTGGGACACAAAAGATATTGAAAGTGCTGTTTATCACGCGGGCTCCATCAACAACCCACAAGACAAGGATGAATATTGGACAGTGGAAATGAAAATACCCGTAAAGAGCCTGAAATACTTTGGCGAAGGAAATCAAATTAAAGCCAATGAGATCTGGAAGATAAATTTCTCGCGCGTTCAGTGGCATTATGACAACACCGAAACAACCTACAGTAAGAGAAAAGACAACACGGGTAAGACGCTGCCTGAAGAGAATTGGGTCTGGTCCCCTATTGGGCTTGTTAACATGCATTATCCTGAACGCTGGGGACATATCAAATTTATCGATGGCACGAACCAGCAACCGATCGACGAGCAATTCCTCTCTCTTGAAAAAACGGCCTGGAACATGTTTTACCTGCAACAGATCTATAGAAACGATAAAAAACGCTATGCAACATCAGTTCAGGAGTTAAGCAAATTATATCCTGAAATTATAAATGTGCACAAAAATTATGAGATCGTTTTTTCAAACATTCCTAATTTCTATCGCATTGAAATTAAGTCAAAAGCACAGCCTAAATTAAAGACAGCAATAGATAGCCAAGGCAATATCTATTTTTAA
- a CDS encoding copper homeostasis protein CutC — protein sequence MKEKAIGNYQLEICSNSVASAIEAEQGGATRVEFCQNLENGGTTPSFGQLQLVRELVNIGIHVLIRPRGGDFLYTETEILEMIADIQLCKELGIDGVVIGILNADGTVDKVNTLRLVEAARPMHVTFHRAFDRVKDPFQALEDVIELGIDRILTSGLQNSALAGAPLLKQLVQQANGRVVIMPGAGVDAVNIVHILAQTGAVAIHSSAKELHVSKMRFNQSQVNGMDEAQWMSSKEKVHQMVDLLKSL from the coding sequence ATGAAGGAAAAGGCAATTGGAAATTACCAATTAGAAATCTGTTCAAATTCCGTAGCATCAGCAATTGAAGCGGAACAAGGAGGTGCGACCCGGGTAGAGTTTTGTCAAAATTTGGAAAATGGAGGGACTACACCTTCGTTTGGTCAGTTGCAGTTAGTGCGGGAACTGGTGAATATTGGTATTCATGTGCTTATCAGGCCGCGTGGAGGTGATTTCCTTTATACAGAGACCGAGATCTTAGAAATGATTGCAGATATTCAGTTGTGCAAGGAATTGGGGATAGATGGTGTTGTAATAGGTATTCTTAACGCAGATGGTACGGTGGATAAAGTGAATACTTTGCGATTGGTGGAAGCTGCGCGTCCCATGCATGTTACCTTTCATAGAGCTTTTGATCGCGTGAAAGATCCCTTTCAGGCATTGGAAGATGTCATCGAACTGGGGATAGACCGCATTTTGACATCCGGTCTGCAAAATTCTGCTTTAGCTGGAGCTCCATTACTCAAGCAATTAGTTCAACAGGCAAATGGCCGTGTTGTGATTATGCCTGGCGCAGGTGTAGATGCAGTTAATATCGTTCATATTTTAGCGCAAACTGGGGCAGTTGCAATACATAGCTCGGCGAAAGAATTGCATGTGTCGAAGATGAGGTTTAACCAGAGTCAGGTCAATGGAATGGATGAGGCACAGTGGATGAGCTCAAAAGAAAAAGTCCACCAAATGGTGGACCTATTAAAAAGCCTTTAA
- a CDS encoding porin family protein has product MKKLLLSAAILFGSLGAFAQGGLGYGLRAGVNIPKYSFENGSSESNTGFFVTGYLDAPISPNFSIQPGLSLQNKGAKWTSGDGNNSGEVKQSVMSLDIPVNAVAKFPAGAGNFFIGAGPYVGFGLSGKNKWDIAGVKTEEDVEFGSGDGAELKRTDFGVNFLAGYQLSNGFQINAGYGLGLTNLSPVSNFSTKNRVWSVGIGFGL; this is encoded by the coding sequence ATGAAAAAACTATTATTATCTGCAGCAATTTTATTTGGTTCATTGGGTGCTTTTGCACAAGGAGGATTGGGATACGGACTACGTGCGGGTGTAAATATTCCTAAATATTCATTTGAAAATGGAAGTTCCGAATCAAATACGGGCTTTTTTGTAACGGGTTATTTGGATGCGCCTATTTCACCAAATTTCTCCATCCAACCAGGATTATCTTTGCAAAATAAAGGAGCGAAGTGGACTTCAGGTGATGGAAATAACTCGGGAGAGGTCAAACAAAGCGTGATGTCGTTGGATATCCCAGTTAATGCAGTTGCTAAATTCCCTGCAGGAGCGGGCAATTTCTTTATAGGCGCTGGCCCATATGTAGGTTTTGGTTTAAGCGGTAAAAATAAATGGGATATTGCTGGGGTTAAAACAGAAGAGGATGTAGAATTTGGTAGTGGAGATGGTGCTGAGTTAAAACGTACTGATTTTGGCGTGAATTTCCTGGCAGGTTATCAGTTATCTAATGGTTTTCAGATCAATGCAGGTTACGGACTTGGTTTAACAAACTTGTCTCCGGTATCTAACTTTTCAACTAAAAACCGTGTTTGGTCTGTGGGAATCGGTTTTGGACTATAA
- a CDS encoding Smr/MutS family protein has protein sequence MRKPPAIVDLHTDTFLDDWEDYSPEELLQESIDFMRSNLDAAIYWEMNEIKFIHGKGKGMLKKMVFEELQEYKAHGSIERYYTSYQNEDIVVVVIGI, from the coding sequence ATGCGCAAACCACCAGCTATCGTAGACTTACACACCGACACCTTTCTTGACGATTGGGAAGATTATTCGCCAGAGGAGCTCTTACAAGAATCCATTGATTTTATGCGATCTAATCTAGATGCAGCTATTTATTGGGAAATGAACGAAATAAAGTTTATTCATGGCAAAGGAAAAGGAATGTTAAAAAAAATGGTTTTTGAAGAGTTGCAAGAGTACAAAGCTCATGGCTCCATTGAGCGCTATTACACCTCCTACCAAAATGAAGATATTGTAGTCGTTGTCATAGGGATTTAA
- a CDS encoding ABC transporter permease has translation MIKNYFQIAWRNLMKNKVFSFINILGLTIGIAVCAMIFLFIANQFSFDKFHNQGDHIYRVMRGFDNTKDRAPYLSAPYATALLTDYPDDIKKAVRVMPANGLFSFGTIAFNEKKLLITDDDFFELFSFPLIKGNPMTVLKNPTSVVLTEKTAQKYFGNENPIGKILQLDKTKQLTVTGIAKDLPVNSHLEFDLIIPLSNYINTEPFKAWQNNNLFTYILLDEHKDAKQLEKQFPDFMNRHMKAVSANMGIHFDLALTPLRDVYLESHSAFDSTKHGDKKVIYIFLSIAILILIIACINFMNLSTIRAVDRSKEVGLRKVLGAQRLQLMGQFIGESLLLTSISCILAMCLLQLLMPVYNQLLGYTLTVPWSSWSIYLFLFAIIVIVGILAGSYPALYLSTLSPTQALKGKLRLGKGALFRHTLVVFQFSISILLIIGTVIITKQMKYVKEMGLGYDDQQTVVIPIDNEELYNNLRTFKNELSASSDIASVSFMSGEPGGFFDSHTFDVEEKNGEKWKSRTEFTDFDYVRTLNLKIIAGRNFSAQYPTDSTSAVLVNRTATSMLGFTPEQAIGKWLKNTIRDRSPRKIIGVIDDFNFLSLKENMDALVIAPSDDLRVALIRLNSKDFPAALKTIKTAFAKAAPLYPFEYSFLDQKFDTLYKTDLRQQRILSLFSGLAIFIACLGLYGLASFTAAKRNKEIGIRKVLGASVSGVTTLLSKDFIKPVLIALIIASPIAWLTMNKWLEDFAYRIEIQWWMFVLAGLVTIVIALITVSWQAIRTAIANPVNSLRDE, from the coding sequence ATGATAAAGAACTATTTCCAAATCGCCTGGAGAAACCTCATGAAAAACAAGGTCTTTTCCTTTATCAATATCCTAGGCTTAACCATAGGCATCGCGGTCTGTGCAATGATATTCCTGTTTATCGCCAATCAGTTTAGTTTTGACAAGTTTCACAACCAAGGCGATCACATCTATCGTGTGATGCGAGGTTTTGACAACACCAAGGACCGCGCCCCTTATTTATCTGCCCCCTATGCGACCGCCTTATTAACCGATTATCCCGATGATATCAAAAAAGCTGTACGGGTAATGCCTGCTAATGGACTATTCTCTTTTGGCACTATCGCATTCAATGAAAAGAAACTCCTTATTACAGACGACGATTTCTTTGAATTATTTAGTTTTCCGCTCATCAAGGGAAATCCAATGACTGTTTTAAAAAATCCAACAAGTGTTGTATTAACGGAAAAAACTGCGCAAAAATATTTTGGAAATGAGAATCCCATCGGTAAAATACTACAGCTTGATAAAACGAAACAATTAACCGTTACCGGGATTGCAAAAGATCTTCCGGTCAATTCACATCTGGAATTTGACCTTATCATTCCATTATCAAATTATATCAATACCGAACCATTCAAAGCTTGGCAAAACAACAATTTATTCACTTACATCTTACTTGACGAGCATAAGGATGCTAAGCAATTGGAAAAGCAGTTCCCCGATTTCATGAATAGACATATGAAAGCAGTTTCCGCTAATATGGGTATTCACTTTGATCTGGCGCTTACACCGCTACGAGACGTCTATCTCGAATCCCACAGCGCATTTGACAGCACAAAACATGGTGATAAAAAGGTCATTTACATTTTTCTCTCCATCGCCATACTTATATTGATTATCGCTTGTATCAATTTCATGAATCTCTCGACAATACGTGCAGTTGACCGATCAAAAGAAGTTGGTTTAAGAAAGGTACTTGGAGCACAACGTCTTCAATTAATGGGACAGTTTATTGGAGAATCCCTTTTATTGACCAGCATATCCTGTATACTCGCCATGTGTCTATTGCAACTACTCATGCCTGTATACAATCAACTATTGGGATACACACTGACAGTTCCATGGAGTTCGTGGTCGATCTATCTCTTTTTATTTGCAATTATCGTTATCGTAGGCATATTAGCAGGAAGTTATCCCGCGCTTTACCTTTCAACCCTCTCCCCTACACAGGCTTTAAAAGGAAAATTGCGCTTAGGAAAAGGTGCACTGTTCCGTCATACTTTGGTTGTCTTTCAATTCAGTATTTCTATTTTACTCATCATCGGTACGGTGATTATCACAAAACAAATGAAATATGTAAAAGAAATGGGGCTTGGCTATGACGACCAACAGACTGTGGTTATCCCAATAGACAATGAGGAACTATACAACAATCTTCGTACATTCAAAAACGAATTATCCGCAAGCAGCGACATCGCATCGGTCTCCTTTATGTCCGGTGAACCAGGAGGCTTCTTCGATAGCCATACGTTTGATGTGGAGGAAAAAAATGGGGAGAAGTGGAAATCTAGGACGGAATTTACCGATTTTGACTATGTAAGGACATTAAATCTTAAAATAATTGCTGGCCGAAACTTTTCAGCACAATACCCAACGGACTCCACTAGTGCTGTATTAGTTAACCGTACTGCAACATCAATGCTCGGGTTTACCCCCGAACAGGCCATTGGCAAATGGTTAAAAAACACAATCCGAGATCGATCTCCCCGAAAAATCATTGGTGTAATAGATGATTTTAACTTCCTGTCCCTGAAAGAAAACATGGATGCACTAGTTATTGCCCCTTCTGACGACCTCAGGGTAGCCCTCATTCGGTTAAACAGCAAAGATTTCCCTGCAGCGCTAAAAACTATTAAAACCGCGTTTGCGAAAGCAGCTCCATTATACCCCTTTGAATACAGCTTTTTGGATCAGAAATTCGACACGCTCTACAAAACCGATCTGAGGCAACAACGTATACTCAGTCTTTTTTCCGGATTGGCCATATTTATCGCCTGCCTGGGTCTGTATGGCTTAGCCTCATTTACGGCCGCCAAACGAAACAAAGAGATCGGAATCCGTAAGGTGCTTGGCGCTTCGGTATCAGGTGTTACGACGTTACTATCCAAAGACTTCATAAAACCTGTACTGATTGCCTTGATCATCGCCTCGCCGATCGCGTGGCTAACGATGAACAAATGGCTGGAAGACTTCGCCTACCGCATCGAAATCCAATGGTGGATGTTTGTGCTCGCAGGATTGGTAACAATAGTTATCGCACTGATTACGGTTAGCTGGCAGGCCATTCGAACTGCCATAGCAAATCCTGTAAACAGCTTACGGGACGAATAA
- a CDS encoding DUF1080 domain-containing protein, producing MNRKAAFLLGILASCALPQVTFAKHSIGESIHYQQDVEGKELIGRWDIEVDINGTPAPSWLEVKLSGYRTLVGHYVSTSGSARPVSQVFYEKGKFRFAIPPQWEGGKMNLSVEGEVVNGVLQGTITEPDGKTYRFKGVRAPELKRTAAVKWGKPIQLFNGKDLTGWKATGKTNQWVVKNGILTSPQSGSNLVSEQKFEDFKLHVEFKIPAGSNSGVYLRGRYEVQIEDSPKDAHPNAVLFAGVYGFLAANEMVNKGAGEWQTYDITLVGRLVTVVANGKTVISNQEIPGITGGALDSKEAEPGPIYFQGDHGPVEFRKVIITPAIK from the coding sequence ATGAACAGAAAAGCGGCATTTCTTTTAGGAATTTTGGCCTCTTGTGCATTACCGCAAGTAACCTTTGCTAAACATTCAATCGGAGAATCCATCCATTATCAACAAGACGTAGAAGGCAAAGAGCTGATTGGTCGATGGGACATCGAAGTTGATATTAATGGTACCCCTGCACCATCCTGGTTGGAGGTAAAATTGTCGGGCTATAGAACTTTAGTCGGTCATTATGTGAGTACTTCCGGAAGTGCTCGGCCAGTTTCGCAGGTGTTTTATGAGAAAGGAAAGTTTAGATTTGCTATCCCACCGCAATGGGAAGGCGGAAAGATGAATCTAAGTGTTGAAGGAGAGGTTGTAAACGGTGTATTGCAAGGGACAATAACAGAGCCTGATGGGAAAACATATCGCTTTAAAGGTGTTCGTGCTCCGGAACTGAAGCGAACAGCTGCAGTAAAATGGGGTAAGCCCATTCAGTTGTTCAACGGCAAGGATCTGACCGGATGGAAAGCTACTGGTAAAACGAATCAGTGGGTGGTGAAAAACGGAATTTTGACTAGCCCGCAATCTGGTTCTAATTTGGTCTCTGAGCAAAAATTTGAAGATTTTAAATTACATGTTGAATTTAAAATTCCAGCAGGAAGTAATAGTGGTGTCTACTTAAGAGGCCGTTATGAGGTTCAGATAGAAGATAGTCCAAAAGACGCGCATCCTAATGCTGTGCTTTTCGCAGGGGTATACGGCTTTTTAGCTGCAAATGAAATGGTCAATAAAGGAGCCGGAGAATGGCAAACCTATGATATTACATTGGTGGGACGTCTAGTGACGGTTGTGGCAAACGGAAAGACAGTTATCAGTAACCAAGAAATCCCTGGTATAACGGGCGGTGCTTTGGATAGTAAAGAGGCAGAGCCGGGACCAATTTATTTCCAAGGGGATCATGGTCCCGTGGAATTCCGAAAAGTGATTATTACTCCAGCTATTAAATAG
- a CDS encoding porin family protein — MKRKLLSIAALVCFITGAKAQTSYGFKAGATFPKMTASLGSVSVSTESSTSFYLTGYLDAPLANNFSIQPGLSLQGKGGKGLTLIDFEELGNNVKLDLMYLELPVNFVYSIPTGNSGNVFLGAGPYAGLGLSAKAKAENVKIDVGFGDNKLKRFDAGINFLAGYRLSNGFLINGGYGLGLIDMAGGEGGSLKNRVFSIGIGYQL, encoded by the coding sequence ATGAAAAGAAAGTTACTCTCAATCGCTGCGCTAGTATGTTTTATTACTGGTGCAAAAGCACAGACTTCTTATGGTTTTAAGGCTGGTGCAACTTTTCCTAAAATGACCGCGTCATTAGGAAGTGTATCTGTTTCGACAGAATCATCTACTTCATTTTATTTGACGGGCTACTTAGACGCTCCTTTGGCAAATAATTTTTCTATACAACCTGGTTTATCGCTTCAAGGTAAAGGCGGGAAAGGATTGACACTTATTGACTTTGAAGAATTGGGAAATAATGTGAAATTAGACTTAATGTATCTAGAGTTACCTGTAAATTTTGTATATAGTATTCCCACAGGAAATTCTGGAAATGTTTTCTTAGGAGCTGGACCATATGCTGGATTAGGGCTGTCCGCAAAAGCCAAAGCAGAAAATGTGAAAATTGATGTCGGTTTTGGAGATAATAAATTGAAGCGTTTTGATGCCGGAATTAACTTTTTAGCGGGTTATCGTCTATCAAATGGCTTTTTGATTAATGGTGGATATGGCTTGGGACTAATTGATATGGCTGGGGGTGAAGGAGGTTCTTTAAAGAATCGCGTTTTTTCAATTGGAATCGGTTATCAGTTATAA